Proteins encoded together in one Prochlorococcus marinus str. MIT 9211 window:
- the recG gene encoding ATP-dependent DNA helicase RecG yields the protein MDFISDQVLKWIRSLQQALTLESENGFRNIHGRKERFNTFVARELISLDSKHLPKEKIDFLISLSEGFEAYDSSPESARRRLVIDTRKALYSLSKVFDPPTTIKPPKLRLPNQKDYSNVEINVKDSTPSLDSTLSTVKGIGSKTIELLASLGIFTIRDLLVHYPRDYVDYSQLKRISSLEAGETATIVASIRRTNYFTSPRNPNLSVLELLIQDSTGRIKLTKFFAGRRFSNRGYLMKQVSQYPTGSTVAVSGLVKEGSYGKCFIDPIIEVLENQGTSIKSKSIGRLIPIYPLTEGLTAVRIRRVFDLVLPFAAFWKDPLPQERISHHSLMSIQNAMNQIHQPNNLESLNAARRRIVFDEFLCLQLALLRKRNLFRKKPAPQLKKVNQINSLTSQFYSLLPFSFTNEQKRVLHEIESDLESSEPMARLLQGDVGSGKTVVAIAALLYAVDSGWQGALMAPTEVLAQQHYKNLCKWLPQLHVTVDLITGSTPNSRRKQILDDLSTGGVNIIVGTHALIEDSVSFSRLGLVVVDEQHRFGVYQRDLLLRKGLQPHLLTMTATPIPRTLALSIHGDLDVSQINEMPPGREKIKTSMLQFSQRNKVFDLIRAHIKKRHQVYFVLPLVEESEKIELRSAVDVYHELSNDLFQEFNVGLLHGRMSSLDKNSTINSFVSGEVDILVSTTVIEVGVDVPNATLMVIDHADRFGLAQLHQLRGRVGRGASFSECILIDSGKNSDSRKKLEYLVGSTDGFEISEIDLRMRGPGQVLGTRQSGLPDFALANLVNDSHVLELARKEALYILNSDPELNSYKLLKDNLDLHWKRFLGNSQLN from the coding sequence ATAGACTTTATCTCTGATCAAGTTCTTAAATGGATAAGGTCATTGCAGCAGGCCTTGACATTAGAGTCTGAGAATGGCTTCCGTAATATTCATGGAAGAAAAGAACGATTTAATACTTTTGTAGCACGAGAGCTCATTTCATTAGATTCAAAACATCTACCAAAAGAAAAAATAGATTTTTTGATATCTTTATCAGAAGGTTTTGAAGCTTATGATTCTAGCCCTGAATCAGCCAGACGCAGGCTAGTAATAGATACAAGAAAGGCACTCTATAGTCTCTCAAAGGTATTTGACCCTCCAACAACTATAAAGCCTCCAAAACTGAGATTACCAAATCAAAAAGACTATTCCAACGTAGAAATTAATGTTAAAGACTCTACACCCTCTTTAGACTCAACACTTTCAACGGTAAAGGGAATTGGGTCCAAAACAATTGAATTGTTAGCCAGCCTGGGAATTTTTACTATACGGGATTTATTAGTACACTACCCTCGTGATTATGTTGATTATTCTCAATTAAAACGAATTTCTTCTTTGGAAGCTGGTGAAACGGCAACTATTGTTGCTTCAATTCGACGAACAAACTATTTTACTAGTCCTCGGAACCCAAACCTTTCAGTTTTGGAATTGCTTATTCAGGATTCTACAGGACGAATTAAATTAACTAAGTTTTTTGCAGGGCGTAGATTTAGTAATCGGGGTTACTTAATGAAACAGGTTAGCCAATATCCTACTGGGTCAACAGTTGCTGTGAGCGGTCTAGTTAAAGAGGGATCTTATGGTAAATGTTTTATAGATCCTATAATTGAGGTTTTAGAGAATCAAGGCACTTCTATAAAGTCAAAGAGTATTGGTAGATTAATTCCTATTTATCCACTTACAGAGGGGCTTACAGCAGTACGAATTAGAAGAGTTTTTGATTTAGTGTTGCCCTTTGCTGCTTTCTGGAAAGATCCTCTCCCTCAAGAAAGAATTAGTCATCACTCTTTGATGTCTATTCAAAATGCAATGAATCAAATTCACCAGCCTAATAATTTGGAATCCCTAAATGCTGCTAGAAGAAGAATAGTATTTGACGAATTCCTCTGTCTTCAATTAGCTCTTTTACGCAAGAGAAATCTTTTTAGAAAAAAGCCCGCCCCGCAATTAAAAAAGGTCAATCAGATTAATAGTTTAACTTCACAATTTTATTCTTTACTGCCTTTTAGTTTTACCAATGAGCAGAAAAGAGTGCTCCATGAAATTGAGTCAGATCTCGAATCCTCTGAACCCATGGCAAGGCTACTTCAAGGCGATGTTGGTAGTGGAAAAACAGTAGTAGCTATAGCTGCATTACTTTATGCAGTAGATTCTGGTTGGCAAGGAGCATTAATGGCACCTACTGAGGTTTTGGCGCAACAGCACTACAAGAATCTCTGTAAGTGGCTCCCTCAACTTCATGTAACAGTTGACTTAATTACTGGGTCAACTCCCAACTCTCGACGCAAGCAAATATTAGATGACCTTTCTACCGGTGGTGTCAATATAATCGTAGGTACTCATGCTTTAATCGAAGACTCAGTATCATTCTCTAGGCTAGGGTTGGTTGTTGTTGATGAGCAACACCGTTTTGGAGTGTATCAACGTGATTTGTTATTAAGGAAGGGGCTTCAACCTCATCTATTAACGATGACCGCGACACCAATCCCCAGAACACTTGCCCTATCAATACATGGTGATTTAGATGTAAGTCAGATCAATGAAATGCCACCAGGTAGGGAAAAGATTAAAACAAGTATGCTCCAATTCTCTCAACGGAACAAGGTTTTTGACCTTATAAGGGCACATATAAAAAAAAGGCACCAAGTATATTTTGTCCTTCCTCTAGTTGAGGAATCAGAGAAAATTGAATTAAGGTCAGCTGTTGACGTCTACCATGAACTGTCCAATGATCTTTTCCAAGAGTTTAATGTGGGTCTCTTGCATGGTCGCATGTCAAGCCTAGATAAAAATTCCACTATAAATAGTTTTGTTTCTGGTGAAGTAGATATTCTTGTATCAACAACTGTTATAGAAGTTGGTGTAGATGTTCCAAACGCTACACTAATGGTTATAGACCATGCAGATCGGTTTGGTCTCGCACAGTTACATCAACTACGTGGTCGTGTCGGGCGAGGGGCAAGCTTTTCTGAATGTATTCTTATTGATTCTGGCAAAAATAGCGATTCAAGAAAAAAATTAGAATATTTAGTTGGTTCAACTGATGGATTTGAGATCTCTGAAATTGATCTTCGTATGCGTGGTCCTGGTCAAGTATTAGGAACTAGACAGTCTGGTCTTCCTGATTTTGCATTGGCTAACTTGGTAAATGATTCTCATGTACTTGAATTAGCCCGTAAGGAGGCTCTTTATATCCTTAACAGTGACCCTGAACTTAATTCATACAAACTATTAAAAGATAACTTGGATTTACACTGGAAACGGTTTCTTGGCAACTCTCAACTAAATTAA
- the tsf gene encoding translation elongation factor Ts, translated as MPDITAKLVKELRDKTGAGMMDCKKALVESDADMEKAVEWLRQKGISSAEKKSGRVAAEGAIGSYIHTGSRVGVLLELNCETDFVARGELFQGLLRDISMQIAACPNVEFVAVDDIPVEVSDKEKSIEMGRDDLSGKPDQIKEKIVAGRISKRLKELALIEQPFIRDTSITVEQLVKQVAGQIGENLRIRRFTRYTLGEGIETDQSDFAAEVASISSK; from the coding sequence ATGCCTGACATAACAGCAAAATTAGTTAAGGAACTTCGTGACAAGACTGGTGCTGGAATGATGGATTGCAAAAAGGCTTTAGTCGAATCGGATGCTGATATGGAGAAAGCTGTTGAATGGTTGAGACAAAAAGGTATTTCTAGCGCAGAGAAGAAATCCGGCCGAGTTGCAGCTGAAGGTGCTATAGGCAGTTATATCCATACAGGTTCAAGAGTTGGTGTTTTGCTAGAGCTAAATTGTGAGACTGACTTTGTCGCAAGAGGAGAATTGTTTCAAGGTCTGCTTAGAGATATCTCAATGCAAATTGCAGCGTGCCCAAATGTTGAATTTGTAGCTGTTGACGATATTCCTGTTGAAGTTTCGGATAAGGAAAAGTCAATAGAGATGGGCCGTGATGATCTGTCTGGCAAGCCTGATCAAATTAAGGAAAAGATTGTAGCTGGTAGAATTTCTAAGAGGCTAAAAGAACTAGCTTTAATAGAGCAACCTTTTATTCGTGATACTTCAATCACTGTAGAGCAACTCGTTAAGCAAGTTGCTGGTCAGATTGGTGAAAATTTAAGAATCCGACGCTTTACAAGATATACCCTAGGAGAAGGAATTGAAACTGACCAATCAGATTTTGCTGCAGAGGTTGCTTCTATATCCTCAAAATAG
- the rpsB gene encoding 30S ribosomal protein S2: protein MAVVTLSEMMEAGAHFGHQTRRWNPKMSRYIYCARNGVHIIDLVKTAVCMNSAYKWTRNAAKSGKRFLFVGTKKQASEVVALEANRCGASYVNQRWLGGMLTNWTTMKARIDRLKDLERMESSGAIAMRPKKEASVLRHELERLQKYLGGLKGMKRLPDVVVLVDQRRETNAVLEARKLDIPLVSMLDTNCDPDLCEVPIPCNDDAVRSVQLILGRLADAINEGRHGSNEHRGGQRLK from the coding sequence ATGGCTGTCGTAACTCTTTCAGAGATGATGGAAGCTGGTGCTCACTTTGGTCACCAGACAAGAAGATGGAACCCTAAAATGTCTCGTTACATTTATTGTGCGAGAAATGGGGTTCACATCATTGATCTCGTAAAAACTGCTGTTTGTATGAACAGTGCTTATAAATGGACAAGGAATGCTGCCAAAAGTGGTAAGAGATTTCTTTTTGTAGGGACAAAAAAACAAGCATCAGAGGTTGTAGCACTAGAAGCTAATAGATGTGGAGCTTCTTATGTAAACCAGCGATGGCTAGGGGGAATGCTCACTAATTGGACCACCATGAAAGCACGTATAGACAGGCTAAAAGACCTGGAAAGAATGGAATCTAGTGGCGCAATTGCAATGAGGCCTAAAAAAGAAGCTTCTGTCTTGAGACATGAACTTGAACGACTCCAGAAATATCTAGGAGGCTTAAAAGGGATGAAACGCTTGCCTGACGTTGTTGTTCTTGTTGATCAGAGAAGAGAAACAAACGCTGTTTTAGAAGCTCGTAAACTAGATATCCCTTTGGTGTCAATGCTTGATACAAATTGCGACCCAGACCTTTGTGAAGTTCCTATTCCTTGTAATGATGATGCTGTCAGATCAGTTCAACTCATTCTTGGCCGATTGGCAGACGCTATAAATGAAGGACGTCATGGCTCCAATGAGCATAGAGGTGGGCAAAGACTAAAGTAG
- a CDS encoding glycosyltransferase family 2 protein, whose protein sequence is MFISVVIPTYNRLPILQKCLIALENQVFSSDIKGYEVVLVDDGSTDGTSSWLRGNLTKFPHLKLLEQLHAGPGQGRNKGVENSLGDVIIFIDSDLVVTESFIDSHSRSLINTWNKRGDRFCFTYGAVINTSNFEYPTSEPHKLRDISFAYFATGNVAIDKNVLEAAGLFDPAFKLYGWEDLELGERLRRMNVELVKCPKAVGYHWHKALSIDQIPSLIRIEHERAKMALVFFRKHPSRRVRFIIQFTLFHRFIWETLTLFGLINTTNLKPLLQYLIRKGYPGLAMEILRLPLNLIGVRAIYREAYSQGLH, encoded by the coding sequence ATGTTTATAAGTGTTGTTATACCTACATATAATCGCCTCCCCATACTTCAGAAGTGCTTAATAGCACTTGAGAATCAAGTATTTTCCTCTGATATAAAAGGTTATGAGGTCGTATTGGTTGATGATGGCTCTACAGACGGAACATCATCTTGGCTTAGGGGGAATTTAACCAAGTTTCCTCATTTGAAATTACTAGAGCAACTGCATGCTGGCCCTGGACAAGGTAGGAATAAAGGTGTAGAGAATTCGCTTGGTGATGTGATTATTTTTATAGATAGCGATTTGGTTGTGACTGAATCTTTCATTGATTCTCATTCGCGCAGCCTTATCAATACATGGAATAAGAGAGGTGATCGTTTCTGCTTTACTTACGGGGCAGTTATTAATACTTCTAATTTTGAATATCCTACTTCAGAACCTCACAAACTACGTGATATTTCTTTTGCCTATTTTGCTACTGGTAATGTTGCCATAGATAAGAATGTTCTAGAAGCGGCAGGATTATTTGACCCTGCTTTTAAACTCTATGGTTGGGAAGATCTTGAGCTGGGAGAAAGGCTTCGAAGGATGAATGTTGAATTGGTCAAATGTCCTAAGGCTGTTGGTTATCATTGGCATAAAGCATTAAGTATTGACCAGATTCCAAGTTTAATTCGAATAGAACATGAACGAGCAAAGATGGCATTGGTGTTTTTTCGAAAGCATCCCTCTAGAAGAGTTCGTTTTATAATTCAATTCACTTTGTTTCACAGATTTATTTGGGAAACTCTTACACTATTTGGGTTAATTAACACCACCAACTTAAAACCTTTACTTCAATACTTGATTAGGAAAGGCTATCCAGGATTAGCCATGGAGATCTTACGCTTGCCTCTTAATTTAATAGGTGTCAGAGCAATTTATCGTGAAGCATATTCTCAAGGGCTGCATTGA
- a CDS encoding DevA family ABC transporter ATP-binding protein, giving the protein MQTLQRSFKFFGLLALAQLKHKSAIPLTVQIKDLSHWFGNGSMKKQVLHSISLEISPGEVVLLTGPSGCGKTTLLTLIGALRNIQHGDLKVLGHQLRNSSRKTRQRLRRNIGMIFQGHNLLRCLTAEQNVQIGSDLLASFTYEERRAQARQWLEEVGLQEHMSKLPHDLSGGQKQRVAIARALAARPKLLLADEPTAALDSATGREIVSLLKRLALEQSCAVLMVTHDPRILDVADRLLKMEDGRLLHFLE; this is encoded by the coding sequence ATGCAGACCCTGCAGAGATCTTTTAAATTCTTTGGTCTTCTAGCATTGGCTCAACTAAAACATAAATCAGCGATTCCTTTAACTGTACAAATAAAAGATTTGTCCCATTGGTTCGGTAATGGATCGATGAAAAAGCAAGTTTTGCACTCAATCTCTCTCGAAATATCACCTGGTGAAGTTGTTCTACTCACAGGTCCCTCAGGCTGTGGAAAGACAACCCTTCTTACTCTTATTGGAGCCTTAAGAAATATTCAGCATGGTGACTTGAAGGTTCTAGGTCATCAGCTGCGTAATTCCTCTAGGAAAACTCGTCAGAGATTGAGGCGAAATATCGGGATGATCTTTCAAGGGCATAATCTTCTTAGATGTCTTACCGCTGAACAAAATGTTCAAATTGGTTCTGACTTATTAGCCAGTTTTACTTATGAAGAACGTAGAGCTCAAGCAAGACAATGGTTAGAGGAAGTTGGTTTGCAAGAACATATGAGCAAACTTCCTCATGATTTGTCAGGTGGACAGAAACAAAGAGTTGCTATAGCAAGGGCTTTAGCTGCTAGACCTAAACTTTTATTGGCCGACGAGCCAACGGCTGCTCTTGATAGTGCCACTGGAAGGGAAATTGTGTCTCTTCTTAAGCGTTTGGCATTAGAGCAATCATGTGCAGTATTGATGGTTACACATGACCCTCGAATACTTGATGTAGCAGATCGTCTCTTAAAGATGGAAGATGGTAGGTTGTTGCACTTTCTTGAGTAG
- the devC gene encoding ABC transporter permease DevC has product MKFRFLQKRRIPLAWLLLTRQPIRLLVALAGICFAGILMFMQLGFRDGLFDASVTVHRLFDADLVLMSPRSMSSISMSGFPRRRLIQSMAHKDVIGTTPVNWNFLLWRNPETLSTRSILALGFEPNDPLLLDSGFSSKAPLLNSKGRVLFDVLSRNEFGPISKWFLEGKKIETEVAGKRVRVAGLVSLGPSFGADGNLITSRETFLHLLPSTPSGSIEIGLIRLRPGAAQEMVVRSLTASLPKDVRVLTKNDFIEFEKNYWRTSTSIGFIFTLGAAMGFVVGCVIVYQILYSDVSDHLPEYATLMAMGYRLKTLLGVVAREGMLLAVMGYVPAYISGQCLYALVRTSTKLPVAMDSQRALTVFILILLMCMSSAMLAMRRLVDADPAEIF; this is encoded by the coding sequence GTGAAATTTAGATTCTTACAAAAACGTCGTATACCCTTGGCATGGTTACTTCTTACTCGGCAACCAATTCGATTATTAGTTGCCTTAGCAGGAATATGTTTTGCTGGCATTCTTATGTTTATGCAACTAGGGTTTCGTGATGGATTGTTTGATGCAAGTGTCACTGTTCACAGATTGTTTGATGCAGATTTAGTCCTAATGAGTCCTAGGTCAATGAGTTCGATAAGTATGAGTGGTTTCCCCCGCAGACGACTTATACAATCAATGGCTCATAAAGACGTTATTGGTACAACTCCCGTTAATTGGAACTTTCTTCTTTGGCGTAATCCAGAAACTTTATCTACAAGATCTATTTTAGCTTTAGGTTTCGAACCAAATGATCCGCTTCTTTTAGATTCTGGCTTCTCTTCGAAAGCACCATTGCTAAATAGCAAAGGAAGAGTTTTGTTTGATGTCCTTTCTAGGAATGAATTTGGACCTATATCTAAGTGGTTTTTAGAAGGAAAAAAAATTGAAACAGAAGTTGCTGGTAAGAGAGTTCGTGTAGCTGGTTTGGTTAGCCTTGGGCCTTCATTTGGTGCCGATGGCAATTTAATTACCAGCAGAGAGACTTTCTTACATTTGTTACCGAGTACCCCTTCTGGAAGTATAGAAATAGGTTTAATTCGTCTTAGGCCTGGAGCCGCCCAAGAAATGGTAGTCAGATCCTTAACAGCTAGCTTGCCTAAGGATGTTCGTGTTCTCACTAAAAATGATTTTATCGAATTTGAGAAGAATTATTGGCGAACAAGTACTTCAATTGGATTTATTTTTACCCTAGGCGCAGCTATGGGATTTGTTGTTGGATGTGTAATTGTTTATCAAATTCTCTATAGCGATGTAAGTGATCATTTGCCTGAATATGCAACGTTAATGGCAATGGGTTATCGATTAAAAACTCTTTTGGGGGTTGTCGCTCGGGAAGGAATGTTACTTGCTGTTATGGGTTATGTACCAGCTTATATTTCTGGGCAATGTTTGTATGCATTGGTAAGAACCTCTACAAAACTTCCAGTAGCTATGGACTCTCAAAGAGCATTAACTGTATTTATCTTGATCCTGCTCATGTGTATGTCCTCCGCAATGTTGGCAATGCGTCGCTTAGTAGATGCAGACCCTGCAGAGATCTTTTAA
- a CDS encoding HlyD family efflux transporter periplasmic adaptor subunit produces MSRRLPKLVKSKWVLFSSIGIISLTGLLFISKKADSPINDIPLAEAERPIEGVAALGQLVPFGDSRVLAAPVSGFGGTPRISKLLINEGDQIDKGQVLAIFDNRPRLEADLEVSKARLQTLLSNISFQKREVDRYKETSREGASAFSIFEEKLDQLNILEGKRNEIIAEIKGLEIDLGYTQLKSPIDGVVLRINARPGERPGNEGVLEVASNHLMEALIEVYESDINRVRLGQNVSIISENGGFDGTLLGKVTHISPQVRQRMVLSTDPTGDADARVIEVRISLQPTSSDQVTRFTGMKVIARFIP; encoded by the coding sequence TTGTCCCGACGACTACCTAAATTAGTAAAATCGAAATGGGTACTTTTCTCTAGCATAGGAATCATATCCCTAACGGGCTTACTGTTTATTAGTAAAAAGGCTGACTCACCTATAAATGACATTCCATTGGCTGAAGCAGAAAGACCCATAGAAGGAGTAGCTGCTTTAGGCCAACTCGTACCATTTGGTGATTCACGAGTACTCGCTGCGCCTGTAAGTGGTTTTGGTGGTACTCCCAGGATTTCTAAATTGCTTATCAATGAGGGAGATCAGATTGACAAAGGCCAAGTACTAGCAATTTTTGATAATCGACCACGATTGGAAGCTGATCTTGAAGTTAGTAAAGCGCGTTTACAAACTCTACTGAGTAACATCTCCTTTCAGAAAAGAGAAGTTGATAGATATAAGGAAACTTCTCGTGAAGGAGCTTCTGCATTTTCTATTTTTGAAGAAAAGCTAGACCAACTTAATATTTTAGAAGGCAAACGGAATGAGATTATTGCAGAAATAAAAGGCCTAGAAATTGACCTTGGCTATACACAACTGAAAAGTCCTATAGATGGGGTTGTCCTGAGAATTAATGCCCGACCAGGAGAACGGCCAGGGAATGAAGGGGTACTTGAAGTTGCATCTAATCACCTGATGGAAGCTCTTATTGAGGTTTATGAGTCGGATATTAATAGGGTGAGGCTTGGTCAGAATGTATCAATAATTAGTGAGAATGGAGGTTTTGATGGAACACTTTTGGGGAAAGTTACCCATATCAGTCCTCAGGTACGTCAACGTATGGTTTTGTCAACGGATCCAACTGGTGATGCTGATGCAAGAGTTATAGAAGTAAGAATTAGTCTTCAACCTACATCTTCTGACCAAGTAACTCGTTTTACTGGAATGAAGGTTATTGCAAGATTTATCCCATAG
- a CDS encoding phycocyanobilin:ferredoxin oxidoreductase yields the protein MELSSVSLLSSILNLFRILLFTCLYTFFALDPLLESVRDRIRHRRKCLVGLRTLDLDPKLQNIYGTLAGDDLFIVNEFHQSRGFRKIHLEIAMLGSSLEILHCVFFPDPTFDLPIFGVDIVAGMEGVTAAIVDLSPVGKALPTAIDLKLRELRIPSFTNPRKLPEWGNIFSSYVQFIKPNARSEDSLFLDLVDGFLNVLITCSISSTPDSLDSPLTIERYERQQFYCLQQKRNDKTRQVLAKTFSPHWADEYIDMVLFNCPDDYLN from the coding sequence ATCGAGCTCTCCAGTGTTTCTCTTCTAAGTTCCATTCTGAACCTTTTTCGCATATTGTTGTTTACTTGTTTATATACCTTTTTTGCTCTGGACCCTCTTTTGGAGTCAGTGAGAGATCGAATCAGGCATCGTAGGAAGTGCCTGGTCGGTTTAAGAACTTTGGATTTAGATCCAAAATTACAGAATATCTATGGAACACTTGCTGGAGATGACCTTTTTATAGTTAATGAATTTCATCAATCTAGAGGTTTTAGGAAGATTCATTTAGAGATTGCGATGTTAGGGTCATCTTTGGAAATCCTTCATTGTGTTTTCTTCCCAGACCCTACCTTTGACTTGCCAATTTTTGGCGTAGATATCGTTGCTGGCATGGAAGGAGTGACAGCTGCCATTGTTGATTTATCTCCTGTTGGTAAGGCCCTTCCGACTGCAATAGATCTTAAATTAAGAGAATTAAGAATTCCTTCTTTCACGAATCCAAGAAAATTGCCTGAATGGGGGAATATATTCTCTTCATATGTTCAGTTTATAAAGCCAAATGCTAGGTCTGAAGACTCCTTGTTCTTAGATTTAGTTGATGGCTTTTTAAACGTTCTTATTACGTGTTCTATATCTTCTACCCCAGATTCGCTTGATTCACCTCTTACGATTGAAAGATATGAGAGGCAGCAATTCTATTGTCTTCAACAAAAACGCAACGACAAAACTCGGCAAGTTCTAGCGAAGACGTTCAGTCCTCATTGGGCAGACGAATATATAGACATGGTTCTGTTCAATTGTCCCGACGACTACCTAAATTAG
- a CDS encoding M16 family metallopeptidase, producing the protein MQDLKINRLALRSGAECISTSMPESALTCIDLWCKAGSSFEDSDEKGMAHFLEHMIFKGSSKLREGEFDLKIEALGGSSNAATGFDDVHFYVLVPSEGVEQAIKLLIELVLCPSIMKNAYSLEREVVLEEIAQQSDQPDEKVFQMVLEGCWSNHPYGKSILGNASSLNASTPNRMKLFHQRLYKPENCVLSIAGKSPRNLLKILSEGELGKQVDKSNPNNSKPNSKKLNFNIGRKIVEVKRLESARLVMAWPVPPASEQFIIMGYDIATTLLGEGRRSRLVNNLREEQQIVESIEMDLTALEQGGLVLLEACCIEKNLNKVEDSINQILIESINSPPSERETKRAKELVRNGFCFSLEHPAQVAAITGTQTLWNRHQPLLEPLKDIDGWSSSMIQEEIFSCLQPSQCFTLIAKPLSS; encoded by the coding sequence TTGCAAGACCTGAAGATAAATCGATTGGCACTTAGAAGTGGTGCGGAATGTATTTCAACATCAATGCCAGAATCTGCACTTACCTGCATTGACCTTTGGTGCAAGGCCGGAAGTTCCTTTGAAGACAGTGACGAGAAAGGAATGGCTCATTTTCTTGAACATATGATTTTCAAAGGAAGCAGCAAGTTACGAGAAGGTGAATTTGATTTAAAGATTGAAGCCCTTGGCGGCAGCAGTAATGCTGCGACAGGTTTTGATGACGTACATTTTTATGTATTAGTACCTTCAGAAGGTGTCGAGCAAGCAATTAAGTTATTAATCGAACTTGTCCTATGTCCAAGCATTATGAAAAATGCATATTCATTGGAGCGTGAAGTTGTACTCGAAGAAATAGCTCAACAAAGTGATCAACCTGACGAGAAAGTGTTTCAGATGGTTCTGGAAGGTTGTTGGAGCAACCATCCATATGGGAAATCAATTCTAGGCAATGCATCAAGCCTTAACGCATCGACTCCGAATCGAATGAAGTTGTTCCATCAAAGGCTATATAAACCAGAGAATTGTGTCCTATCAATCGCTGGGAAGTCCCCGAGAAATTTATTAAAAATATTGAGCGAAGGTGAACTTGGCAAACAAGTTGATAAATCAAATCCCAACAATTCAAAACCAAACTCAAAAAAACTCAACTTTAATATTGGTCGAAAGATAGTAGAGGTTAAAAGACTTGAGTCAGCGAGATTAGTTATGGCATGGCCAGTACCTCCTGCTTCTGAACAGTTCATAATAATGGGGTATGACATAGCGACTACTCTTCTAGGAGAAGGTAGACGTAGTAGACTTGTTAATAATTTGCGAGAGGAACAACAAATAGTCGAATCAATTGAAATGGACCTAACTGCACTTGAACAGGGAGGCCTTGTATTGCTAGAAGCGTGTTGCATAGAAAAAAATCTCAACAAAGTAGAAGATTCGATTAATCAAATTCTCATAGAAAGTATTAATAGTCCTCCTAGCGAACGAGAAACAAAACGTGCCAAAGAATTAGTTAGAAATGGATTTTGCTTCAGCCTTGAACATCCAGCACAGGTTGCAGCAATTACAGGTACACAAACACTTTGGAACCGTCATCAGCCACTGCTTGAACCTTTAAAGGATATAGATGGCTGGTCAAGTTCTATGATCCAAGAAGAAATATTTAGTTGTTTGCAGCCAAGCCAATGCTTCACTTTAATTGCAAAACCTCTTAGTAGTTGA